The Microbulbifer hydrolyticus genome has a segment encoding these proteins:
- a CDS encoding cytochrome c oxidase subunit 3, protein MATESSYYVPEQSRLPIFATIGIFLTAFGAASWVNGGSSYIFFAGAISMATVLWFWFAEVIKENMQGLNSDQLKRSYVWGMGWFIFSEVMFFAAFFGALYYIRTFTLPWLGGEGDRGSSNMLWEGFQNTWPLMVTPDQAVAGDAAKVVGPKGIIDPWHLPLLNTVLLLASSVTVHIAHVFMKKGKRQAFNLWLGATVVLGAAFLFFQIEEYMEAYKHLGLTLESGIYGTTFFMLTGFHGAHVTLGTIMLLIMLLRSVIAHHFKPDDHFGFEAASWYWHFVDVVWVGLFIFVYVLGA, encoded by the coding sequence ATGGCCACTGAAAGCAGCTACTATGTTCCCGAGCAGTCCCGGCTGCCTATCTTCGCCACCATCGGCATATTCCTGACGGCCTTTGGCGCCGCCAGCTGGGTCAATGGCGGCAGCTCCTATATCTTCTTTGCCGGCGCAATCTCCATGGCCACGGTCCTGTGGTTCTGGTTTGCCGAGGTAATCAAGGAAAATATGCAGGGGCTCAACAGCGACCAGCTCAAGCGTTCCTACGTTTGGGGAATGGGGTGGTTCATCTTCTCGGAAGTGATGTTCTTCGCGGCATTTTTCGGCGCCCTGTACTACATTCGCACTTTCACCCTGCCGTGGCTCGGCGGTGAAGGTGACCGCGGCTCGTCCAATATGCTCTGGGAAGGCTTCCAGAATACATGGCCGCTCATGGTAACGCCCGATCAGGCGGTGGCTGGCGATGCGGCCAAGGTAGTGGGGCCCAAGGGAATCATTGACCCCTGGCACCTGCCGTTACTGAATACCGTGTTACTGCTCGCTTCCAGTGTCACTGTGCATATCGCGCATGTGTTTATGAAAAAAGGCAAGCGCCAGGCCTTCAACCTGTGGCTCGGTGCTACCGTCGTACTCGGCGCAGCCTTCCTGTTCTTCCAGATTGAAGAATATATGGAAGCCTACAAGCATCTTGGGCTTACCCTGGAGTCCGGTATCTACGGTACCACCTTCTTCATGCTCACCGGATTTCACGGTGCGCATGTGACTCTGGGTACGATCATGCTGCTGATCATGTTGTTGCGTTCAGTGATTGCGCATCACTTCAAGCCTGATGATCATTTCGGGTTCGAGGCCGCAAGCTGGTACTGGCACTTTGTGGACGTTGTCTGGGTAGGGCTGTTTATCTTCGTCTATGTGTTGGGTGCATAA
- the ctaD gene encoding cytochrome c oxidase subunit I, producing the protein MAHGPKPGFTRWLYTTNHKDIGSMYLWFSFTMFLLGGCMALVIRAELFQPGLQIVQPEFFNQMTTMHGLIMVFGAVMPAFVGLANWMVPMMIGAPDMALPRMNNWSFWILPFAFAMLASTLFMEGGAPNFGWTFYAPLSTEYAPPSVTFFIFSIHIMGASSIMGAINIVATILNMRAPGMTLMKMPLFVWTWLITAYLLIAVMPVLAGVVTMMLMDIHFGTSFFSAAGGGDPVLFQHVFWFFGHPEVYIMILPAFGIVSAIIPTFARKPLFGYSSMVYATASIAFLSFIVWAHHMFTVGMPIAGELFFMYATMLIAVPTGVKVFNWVTTMFRGSMTFETPMLFSIAFVILFTLGGFSGLMLAIAPADFQYHDTYFVVAHFHYVLVPGAIFSITAGVYYWLPKWTGNMYNETMGKVHFWMAFVGLNVTFFPMHFVGLAGMPRRIPDYALQFADFNQIASVGAFLFGAAQIVFLFNVIRTVRGGHKATDEVWEDPQGLEWTVPSPAPYHTFSTPPVVR; encoded by the coding sequence ATGGCACACGGTCCCAAACCCGGTTTTACCCGCTGGCTCTACACGACTAACCACAAAGACATCGGCTCGATGTATCTGTGGTTCAGTTTTACGATGTTCCTGCTAGGCGGTTGTATGGCGCTGGTTATCCGCGCCGAACTTTTCCAGCCCGGCCTGCAGATTGTGCAGCCGGAATTTTTCAACCAGATGACCACCATGCATGGCCTTATCATGGTGTTCGGTGCGGTGATGCCAGCCTTTGTTGGCCTCGCCAACTGGATGGTGCCGATGATGATCGGTGCTCCGGATATGGCGCTGCCGCGCATGAATAACTGGAGCTTCTGGATCCTGCCGTTCGCCTTCGCGATGCTGGCGTCCACCCTGTTCATGGAAGGTGGTGCACCGAATTTCGGGTGGACTTTCTACGCACCGCTATCCACTGAATACGCGCCGCCGAGCGTAACTTTCTTCATCTTTTCCATCCATATCATGGGTGCCTCCTCGATCATGGGGGCCATCAATATTGTCGCCACCATCCTGAACATGCGCGCACCGGGTATGACCCTGATGAAGATGCCGCTGTTTGTGTGGACCTGGCTGATTACCGCCTACCTGCTCATTGCGGTAATGCCGGTGCTGGCAGGTGTCGTGACCATGATGCTGATGGATATCCACTTCGGTACCAGCTTCTTCAGTGCCGCCGGTGGTGGTGACCCGGTCCTGTTCCAGCACGTATTCTGGTTCTTTGGACACCCCGAGGTGTACATCATGATCCTGCCGGCCTTCGGTATCGTGTCGGCGATCATTCCCACTTTTGCGCGCAAGCCGCTGTTCGGCTACAGCTCGATGGTTTACGCCACGGCATCTATCGCCTTCCTCAGCTTTATCGTGTGGGCCCACCATATGTTTACCGTGGGAATGCCGATAGCCGGTGAGCTGTTCTTCATGTACGCCACCATGCTGATCGCCGTGCCCACCGGGGTGAAGGTGTTCAACTGGGTGACCACCATGTTCCGCGGCTCGATGACCTTCGAAACACCGATGCTGTTCTCCATCGCTTTCGTGATCCTGTTTACCCTGGGTGGTTTCTCGGGGCTGATGCTCGCCATCGCCCCTGCTGACTTCCAGTACCACGACACCTACTTCGTGGTGGCACACTTCCACTATGTGCTGGTGCCCGGCGCGATCTTCTCGATCACTGCCGGCGTGTATTACTGGCTGCCCAAGTGGACCGGCAACATGTACAACGAGACCATGGGCAAGGTGCATTTCTGGATGGCATTTGTCGGCTTGAATGTCACCTTCTTCCCGATGCACTTTGTGGGTCTCGCCGGTATGCCCCGCCGTATCCCGGACTATGCCCTGCAGTTTGCCGACTTCAACCAGATCGCCAGTGTGGGCGCCTTCCTGTTCGGCGCAGCTCAGATCGTGTTCCTGTTCAATGTGATCCGGACGGTTCGCGGCGGTCACAAAGCCACCGACGAGGTCTGGGAGGATCCGCAGGGGCTGGAGTGGACAGTGCCTTCACCGGCGCCGTACCACACCTTCAGCACACCGCCGGTTGTGCGTTGA
- a CDS encoding cytochrome c oxidase assembly protein has product MAMSANAKTTVKMLTLAVSMLGFALFIMPPLYDAFCEITGLNGKTGDRYEAVPAAVDTARTVKVQFVASNNENMPWEFKPGVVEMKVHPGEAVDTVFHAYNPTDRNMIGQAIPSLVPFKAASYFHKTECFCFNQQSLAAGETAQLGLRFIVDPDLPPGVNTITLSYTLFDVTERLTKQANNKNTDPEREG; this is encoded by the coding sequence ATGGCAATGAGCGCAAACGCCAAGACCACCGTGAAAATGCTGACCCTCGCGGTCAGTATGCTCGGCTTTGCGCTATTCATCATGCCGCCGCTGTACGACGCCTTCTGCGAGATTACCGGTCTCAACGGCAAAACCGGCGATCGCTACGAAGCGGTGCCCGCCGCTGTGGATACCGCGCGGACAGTGAAAGTGCAGTTTGTTGCCAGCAACAACGAAAACATGCCGTGGGAATTCAAGCCGGGTGTGGTGGAAATGAAAGTCCATCCAGGGGAGGCCGTTGACACGGTGTTTCACGCCTACAACCCCACCGATCGCAATATGATCGGGCAGGCGATTCCCAGCCTGGTGCCATTCAAAGCTGCCAGTTATTTCCATAAAACCGAGTGTTTCTGCTTCAACCAGCAGTCACTCGCCGCCGGTGAAACTGCACAACTGGGTCTCCGATTTATTGTCGACCCGGACCTGCCGCCCGGCGTAAATACCATCACGCTTTCCTACACGCTGTTCGATGTCACGGAAAGATTGACAAAACAAGCGAACAACAAAAATACCGACCCCGAGCGAGAGGGATAA